Proteins encoded by one window of Geobacter sp. DSM 9736:
- a CDS encoding ATP synthase F0 subunit B, whose product MINLDLTFVIQLINFLVLMLVLNIFLYKPLRKVLSEREKEISGARQRAAGVDSDVQEKVALYEARLREVKLQAHERRGAMLKEAQAEEAATLEKARKEASDTIGAIKGKVAQEAADAKNLLREQARSLSLEICEKVLGRSL is encoded by the coding sequence GTGATCAATTTAGATCTGACGTTCGTAATACAGCTTATCAACTTCCTGGTTCTCATGCTGGTACTCAACATCTTCCTGTACAAGCCTCTCAGGAAGGTACTGTCGGAGCGGGAGAAAGAGATCAGTGGTGCAAGGCAGCGCGCTGCTGGCGTCGACTCCGATGTGCAGGAGAAGGTAGCCCTCTACGAGGCGCGTCTACGCGAAGTGAAGCTGCAGGCTCACGAGCGTCGGGGTGCCATGCTGAAGGAGGCTCAGGCAGAAGAGGCGGCGACTCTTGAAAAAGCGCGTAAGGAAGCGAGTGACACAATTGGGGCAATCAAGGGCAAGGTAGCTCAAGAGGCAGCCGACGCCAAAAATCTCCTGAGGGAGCAGGCCCGGTCGTTGTCATTGGAAATATGTGAAAAGGTCCTTGGGAGGAGCTTGTAA
- a CDS encoding ATP synthase F0 subunit B: protein MIQFVRRSPYRSLVPASAVCLLLLGLAAVGFASEGGEGAHHVDTAAQLKDFGWRVLDFAVLAAIAVWALKKANVKGSLSERRMKIEKALQEATLAREAAERKSAEYSEKLAKASREIDEIQTAIIKEGEAEKARIIAEAKAAAEKIREQAQQAAQNEVLKARAELREEAARLAVQLAEQTLREKIKKEDQDRLVGEYLTKVVELH from the coding sequence ATGATTCAGTTTGTACGCCGCAGCCCGTATAGATCTCTGGTGCCGGCAAGTGCCGTGTGTCTGCTGCTCCTAGGGCTTGCCGCTGTTGGCTTTGCTTCTGAAGGTGGCGAAGGTGCCCATCATGTGGACACTGCAGCTCAATTGAAAGACTTCGGATGGCGTGTTCTTGATTTTGCAGTTCTTGCCGCCATCGCCGTGTGGGCGCTCAAGAAGGCCAATGTTAAAGGCTCCCTTTCGGAACGCAGGATGAAGATCGAAAAGGCGCTCCAAGAGGCTACTCTTGCCCGCGAAGCCGCCGAGCGGAAATCCGCCGAGTACAGTGAAAAGCTGGCCAAGGCGAGCCGGGAGATCGACGAGATTCAGACTGCCATCATCAAGGAGGGCGAGGCTGAAAAAGCTCGTATTATTGCCGAGGCGAAGGCGGCAGCTGAAAAAATCCGTGAGCAGGCCCAGCAGGCTGCGCAGAACGAGGTGCTGAAGGCGCGTGCCGAGCTGCGCGAAGAGGCTGCCAGGCTGGCCGTGCAGCTGGCCGAGCAGACCCTTCGGGAGAAGATAAAGAAGGAAGACCAGGACCGTCTGGTCGGTGAATATCTTACCAAGGTGGTGGAGTTACATTGA
- the atpH gene encoding ATP synthase F1 subunit delta — MITNAISRRYAKALVQLGAEEGAVDKFNDELAGFSALLGANAEATAILTSPAYGIEAKKEILNALIEKAAVSGTVGNFLRLLLDRNRLSILPQVSASFGIFADELSGVIRPTLTSGMPLEESQIAEIKAVLEKSTGKRVVLNVEVDPALIGGVVTKIGDKVFDGSVRTQLNKIEDILQKG, encoded by the coding sequence TTGATCACGAACGCTATATCACGACGCTATGCCAAGGCTCTCGTTCAGCTTGGGGCAGAAGAAGGGGCTGTTGACAAGTTCAACGACGAACTTGCAGGCTTCTCCGCATTGCTGGGCGCTAATGCAGAAGCAACTGCCATACTGACCAGTCCGGCCTACGGAATCGAGGCGAAGAAAGAAATACTGAATGCCCTTATTGAAAAGGCTGCCGTCTCAGGTACCGTGGGGAACTTTCTCCGGCTGCTGCTGGATCGGAACAGACTGAGCATTCTGCCACAGGTTTCCGCAAGCTTTGGAATTTTTGCCGACGAGCTTTCGGGAGTCATTCGTCCCACACTTACTTCAGGAATGCCTCTGGAGGAGAGCCAGATAGCCGAGATAAAGGCCGTTCTGGAGAAGAGCACCGGCAAAAGGGTCGTTCTGAATGTAGAGGTCGATCCCGCTCTCATCGGTGGTGTGGTCACGAAGATCGGAGACAAGGTTTTCGACGGCAGCGTGCGTACGCAACTCAACAAGATCGAAGATATATTACAGAAGGGGTGA
- the atpA gene encoding F0F1 ATP synthase subunit alpha produces the protein MEIRAEEISEIIRKQIKEYGKEVEVAETGTIISVGDGIARIHGLDKAMAGELLEFPGGISGMVLNLEEDNVGAAILGEFSEIKEGDSVKRTGRIVEVPVGEAMIGRVVNAIGQPIDGKGPINTDKYGKVEVKAPGIVKRKSVHQPMQTGLKAIDSMVPIGRGQRELIIGDRQTGKTAVAIDTIINQKGGDLICIYVAIGQKRSTVAQVVSKLQEHGAMDYTIVVAATASEPAPLQFIAPYAGVTMGEYFRDNGKHALIIYDDLSKQAVAYRQLSLLLRRPPGREAYPGDVFYLHSRLLERAAKVSDAEGAGSLTALPVIETQAGDVSAYIPTNVISITDGQIYLESDLFYSGVRPAINVGLSVSRVGGSAQVKAMKQVAGTLRLNLAQYREMAAFAQFGSDLDKATQMQLARGERLVEILKQPQYRPIPNEKQVLVIFAANNGYVDEYPVSVLGRYESELYTFFDTRKADVLAELRDKKAIDDDLKAKIVAGLEEFKKEFTA, from the coding sequence ATGGAAATCAGAGCGGAAGAAATCAGCGAGATTATCAGGAAGCAGATCAAGGAGTATGGGAAGGAGGTCGAGGTAGCCGAGACCGGAACCATTATCTCCGTAGGTGACGGTATCGCCCGTATCCACGGTCTTGACAAAGCTATGGCGGGCGAGCTCCTGGAGTTCCCCGGCGGCATCTCCGGCATGGTTCTCAACCTAGAGGAAGACAACGTCGGAGCCGCGATTCTCGGCGAGTTCAGCGAGATCAAGGAAGGTGACTCCGTCAAGCGCACCGGCCGCATCGTCGAAGTTCCGGTTGGCGAGGCCATGATCGGCCGCGTTGTGAACGCCATCGGGCAGCCCATCGACGGCAAGGGCCCGATCAATACCGACAAGTACGGCAAGGTCGAAGTGAAGGCCCCCGGCATCGTCAAGCGCAAGTCGGTCCATCAGCCGATGCAGACCGGCCTCAAGGCTATCGACTCGATGGTTCCGATCGGACGCGGCCAGCGCGAGCTGATCATCGGCGACCGCCAGACCGGCAAGACCGCCGTTGCCATCGACACCATCATCAACCAGAAGGGCGGCGACCTCATCTGTATCTACGTCGCCATCGGACAGAAGCGTTCGACGGTTGCCCAAGTCGTCTCCAAGCTCCAGGAGCACGGCGCGATGGACTACACCATCGTCGTTGCCGCCACGGCTTCCGAGCCCGCACCGCTCCAGTTCATCGCCCCCTACGCGGGCGTCACGATGGGCGAGTACTTCCGCGACAACGGCAAGCACGCCCTCATCATCTATGACGATCTTTCCAAGCAGGCAGTTGCATACCGCCAGCTTTCCCTGCTCCTCCGCCGGCCCCCCGGACGCGAGGCGTATCCCGGTGACGTCTTCTACCTCCACAGCCGCCTCCTCGAGCGTGCCGCGAAGGTTTCCGACGCCGAAGGCGCCGGTTCCCTCACCGCGCTCCCGGTCATCGAGACCCAGGCCGGTGACGTTTCCGCCTACATCCCGACGAACGTCATCTCCATCACCGACGGCCAGATCTACCTCGAGAGCGACCTCTTCTACTCGGGCGTGCGCCCCGCCATCAACGTCGGTCTCTCGGTTTCCCGCGTCGGCGGATCCGCCCAGGTGAAGGCGATGAAGCAGGTTGCCGGCACCCTGCGTCTCAACCTGGCCCAGTACCGCGAGATGGCGGCATTCGCCCAGTTCGGTTCGGACCTCGACAAGGCCACCCAGATGCAGCTTGCCCGCGGTGAGCGTCTCGTCGAAATACTCAAGCAGCCCCAGTACCGCCCGATTCCCAACGAGAAACAGGTCCTCGTCATCTTCGCAGCCAACAACGGCTACGTCGATGAGTACCCCGTCTCCGTTCTCGGCCGCTACGAGTCCGAGCTCTACACATTCTTTGACACGAGGAAAGCGGACGTACTCGCCGAGCTTCGAGACAAGAAGGCTATTGACGACGACCTCAAAGCGAAGATCGTTGCCGGCCTTGAGGAATTCAAGAAGGAATTTACTGCGTAA
- the atpG gene encoding ATP synthase F1 subunit gamma, with translation MASLKSIKKRIVSVKNTRQITKAMKMVSAAKLRRAQENVVAARPYAKKLAEVLERLARQQDADVHPLMEKREARKALLILVTSDRGLCGGFNANISKAAERFVKERKGSYEELSILTIGRKGYEFLKNRQKIYKNYTSVFSNLNYQTAALLAQEVVEGYLNEEYDEVFLLYNAFKSVMSQDITLQPLLPITPPAAQEEEYAPEYIYEPSKAELLGELLPKHIEVQLFKALLESVASEHGARMTAMDSASKNASEMIGKLTLQYNRARQAAITTELMEIISGAESIKG, from the coding sequence ATGGCAAGTCTGAAAAGTATAAAAAAGAGGATCGTCTCGGTCAAGAACACGAGGCAGATCACCAAGGCCATGAAAATGGTCTCGGCAGCCAAGCTGCGCCGCGCCCAGGAGAACGTGGTTGCCGCCCGCCCCTACGCAAAGAAGCTTGCAGAGGTGCTGGAGAGGCTTGCACGTCAGCAGGACGCTGATGTTCATCCCCTCATGGAGAAGCGGGAGGCCCGCAAGGCTCTCCTCATCCTGGTAACTTCCGATCGCGGTCTGTGCGGCGGTTTCAATGCCAACATCAGCAAGGCCGCCGAGCGGTTCGTCAAGGAGCGGAAAGGCTCCTACGAAGAACTCTCGATCCTCACCATCGGGCGCAAGGGGTACGAGTTCCTCAAGAACCGCCAGAAGATCTACAAGAACTACACGAGCGTCTTTTCGAACCTCAATTACCAGACTGCGGCGCTCCTCGCCCAGGAGGTGGTCGAGGGGTACCTCAACGAGGAGTACGACGAGGTATTCCTGCTCTACAACGCCTTCAAGAGTGTGATGTCCCAGGACATCACCCTTCAGCCGCTTCTTCCCATCACACCCCCGGCTGCGCAGGAAGAGGAATACGCTCCCGAGTATATATACGAGCCGTCGAAGGCCGAACTGCTCGGCGAGCTGCTGCCGAAGCACATCGAGGTTCAGCTCTTCAAGGCGCTCCTCGAATCGGTTGCTTCGGAGCACGGGGCTCGGATGACGGCCATGGACAGCGCCTCCAAGAACGCCAGCGAGATGATCGGCAAGCTCACTCTGCAGTACAACCGAGCCCGTCAGGCCGCGATCACAACGGAGCTCATGGAGATCATTTCCGGCGCCGAATCGATTAAGGGATAG